One genomic region from Candidatus Poribacteria bacterium encodes:
- a CDS encoding 6,7-dimethyl-8-ribityllumazine synthase codes for MPNIYEGNLIGTDLKIGIVVSRFNSFITTKLLDGALDALKRHGVDEDDVDICWTPGSFEIPTTAKRLAEKGRYDAVICIGAVIRGATPHFDFVANESAKGIAQVSLNTGIPVIYGVITTDTIEQAIERAGTKAGNKGAEAAVTAIEMANLYRQIDG; via the coding sequence ATGCCAAATATCTACGAAGGCAATCTTATCGGTACTGATCTGAAAATTGGGATTGTGGTCAGTCGGTTTAATAGCTTTATCACCACCAAGTTGCTGGATGGCGCACTCGATGCGCTCAAGCGCCATGGTGTGGATGAGGATGATGTGGACATCTGCTGGACGCCCGGTTCATTCGAGATCCCTACTACGGCGAAACGGCTCGCCGAAAAGGGGCGATATGATGCGGTCATTTGTATTGGTGCGGTCATTCGTGGTGCAACCCCGCACTTCGACTTTGTCGCCAACGAAAGCGCGAAAGGGATTGCACAGGTCTCTCTCAATACAGGGATCCCAGTGATTTATGGTGTTATCACCACCGATACGATTGAGCAAGCGATTGAACGCGCTGGCACCAAGGCGGGGAATAAAGGGGCAGAAGCGGCGGTCACGGCGATTGAGATGGCGAATCTGTATCGGCAGATTGACGGATAG